A window of Lagenorhynchus albirostris chromosome 11, mLagAlb1.1, whole genome shotgun sequence contains these coding sequences:
- the MAPK8IP2 gene encoding C-Jun-amino-terminal kinase-interacting protein 2 isoform X5 produces the protein MEERHCCLSLGRSEQPHPICSFQDDFQEFEMIDDNEEEEDDEEEEEEEDEEAEGEVEGGGPGSAARARQPLIPSPSREEPHKHRPTTLHLTTLGAQDSLNNNGGFAPGPPASRPETVLCPPAQEPLREPPAPLPPTDRSPRGAQSPVHPGCDSEGNQPARPLAPGGASPSSDPGIEADLGSGSSGGRGGRRSSRELSSPGSDSEDAGGARLGRMISSISETELERSSDDGGSSSGRSSHLTNSIEEASSPASEPEPEPPCEPPRRPAFLPVGPDDTNSEYESGSESEPDLSEDADSPWLLSNLVSRMISEGSSPIRCPGQCLSPAPRPAGECASPVGEAPEAAAGPGVELVDMETLCGPPPPEPSAPRPGPAQPGPCLFLSNPTRDTITPLWAAPGRPARPGRACSAACSEEDDEDEEEEDEAEPEAAPLGGRGTGAAPDASLVYDAVKYTLVVDEHTQLELVSLRRCARLGEDSGDSGGEASEEEAGATPLGLDRGPGAASPDSPDLTFSKKFLNVFVNSTSRSSSTESFGLFSCLVNGEEREQTHRAVFRFIPRHPDELELDVDDPVLVEAEEDDFWFRGFNMRTGERGVFPAFYAHAVPGPAKDLLGEAPSPRGVLSSQALSGSPDLGPCDLPGSKRGPCWVERFDVQFLGSVEVPCHQGNGILCAAMQKIATARKLTVHLRPPASCDLEISLRGVKLSLSGGPEFQHCSHFFQMKNISFCGCHPRNSCYFGFITKHPLLSRFACHVFVSQESMRPVAQSVGRAFLEYYQRHLEYACPTEDIYLE, from the exons ATGGAGGAGAGGCATTGCTG CCTTTCCCTGGGGCGTTCGGAGCAGCCGCACCCCATCTGCTCCTTCCAGGATGACTTCCAGGAGTTTGAGATGATCGATGACaatgaagaggaggaggacgacgaggaggaagaggaagaggaagatgaggaagcagagggggAGGTTGAGGGGGGAGGCCCTGGCTCAGCAGCCCGCGCCCGGCAGCCCCTGATCCCCTCGCCCTCCCGGGAGGAGCCCCACAAGCACCGGCCCACCACGCTCCACCTGACGACGCTGGGAGCCCAG gactCCCTGAACAACAATGGAGGGTTTGCTCCAgggcctccagcctccaggccGGAAACGGTGCTGTGCCCACCCGCCCAGGAGCCCCTCAGAG agccgcccgcccccctcccgcCCACGGACAGAAGCCCCCGCGGGGCGCAGTCACCTGTGCATCCGGGTTGCGACTCCGAAGGCAACCAGCCCGCAAGGCCCCTGGCGCCGGGTGGGGCCTCGCCCTCTTCGGATCCGGGCATCGAGGCCGACCTGGGGAGCGGCTCCAGCGGAGGCCGCGGGGGTCGGCGCAGCAGCCGGGAGCTGTCGTCGCCGGGCTCCGACTCTGAGGACGCGGGCGGCGCGCGCCTGGGGCGCATGATTTCCTCCATCTCAGAGACAGAGCTGGAGCGGAGCAGCGAcgacggcggcagcagcagcggccgcTCCTCGCACCTCACCAACTCCATCGAGGAGGCCTCGTCGCCGGCCTCGGAGCCCGAGCCCGAGCCGCCGTGCGAGCCCCCGCGCCGCCCCGCCTTCCTGCCCGTGGGCCCCGACGACACCAACAGCGAGTACGAGTCAGGGTCCGAGTCTGAGCCGGACCTCAGCGAGGACGCCGACTCGCCCTGGCTGCTCAGCAACCTCGTGAGCCGCATGATCTCCGAGGGCTCCTCGCCCATCCGCTGCCCTGGCCAGTGCCTGTCTCCTGCGCCGCGTCCTGCCGGGGAGTGTGCGTCGCCCGTCGGCGAGGCCCCCGaggcggcggcggggccgggcGTGGAGCTGGTGGACATGGAGACGCTGTGTGGGCCGCCGCCCCCCGAGCCCTCCGCCCCTCGGCCCGGCCCCGCGCAGCCCGGGCCCTGCCTCTTCCTCAGCAACCCCACGCGCGACACCATCACGCCCCTGTGGGCCGCTCCGGGTCGCCCTGCCCGCCCGGGCCGCGCCTGCTCTGCCGCCTGCTCGGAGGAGGACGACgaggatgaagaggaggaggacgAAGCCGAGCCCGAGGCAGCGCCCCTCGGGGGCCGGGGCACGGGCGCCGCGCCGGACGCCTCGCTGGTGTACGATGCGGTCAAGTACACGCTGGTGGTGGACGAGCACACGCAGCTGGAGCTGGTGAGCCTGCGGCGCTGCGCGCGCCTGGGCGAGGACAGCGGGGACAGCGGTGGCGAGGCCAGCGAGGAAGAGGCGGGAGCCACACCGCTGGGCCTTGATCGGGGCCCCGGGGCTGCCTCCCCGGACAGCCCTGACCTCACCTTCTCTAAGAAGTTCCTCAATGTCTTTGTCAACAGCACCTCCCGATCTTCCA GCACCGAGTCTTTCGGCCTTTTTTCCTGCCTGGTCAATGGCGAGGAGAGAGAGCAAACCCATCGGGCTGTCTTCAG GTTCATTCCCCGCCATCCCGACGAGCTTGAGCTGGATGTGGACGACCCGGTCCTGGTGGAGGCCGAGGAGGACGACTTCTGGTTCCGTGGCTTCAACATGCGCACGGGGGAGCGTGGCGTCTTCCCCGCCTTCTATGCCCACGCGGTGCCCGGCCCGGCCAAGGACCTGCTGGGTGAGGCCCCTTCCCCAAGGGGCGTCTTGTCATCCCAGGCCCTCTCTGGCTCACCTGACCTAGGCCCCTGTGATCTCCCAGGGAGCAAGCGGGGTCCCTGCTGGGTGGAGCGCTTTGACGTGCAGTTCCTGGGCTCCGTGGAGGTGCCCTGTCACCAGGGCAATGGCATCCTGTGTGCAGCCATGCAGAAG ATCGCCACTGCCCGGAAACTGACCGTCCACCTGCGTCCTCCTGCCTCCTGTGACCTTGAGATTTCTCTTCGGGGGGTCAAGCTGAGTCTAAGTGGAGGACCTGAG TTCCAGCACTGCAGCCATTTCTTCCAGATGAAGAACATCTCGTTCTGCGGCTGCCACCCCCGCAACAGCTG CTATTTTGGCTTCATCACCAAACACCCGCTGCTGAGCCGTTTTGCCTGCCACGTTTTCGTCTCCCAGGAGTCGATGAGGCCCGTGGCCCAGAGTGTGGG CCGCGCCTTCCTGGAGTACTACCAGCGGCACCTGGAGTACGCCTGCCCCACAGAGGACATCTACCTGGAGTAG